The genomic window CGAGGTGTACTAAGATGCGCACCAGTCCATACTGAGGTGTACCAACTTATACTGAGGCATATCaagataaaaattgagaaaaataattaaagagcTATTTCAGTACAGAgatgtaccataccgtaccgtaccatactaaACTGATAAGGTACCGATACAGTACCCAGTACTGAGATTGTGGACCTTGATTTACAAtttttcaagacattttggaaaaCTACCGTTGCTTGTGAAAATTAACTAGCAACTAAGAAGCATTGTAGAAATTATAGTCAAGGGGAGTAAGAACAACTAAGTCCTATGATACCTTCCAACCGGCTTGTCTAGCATGATCAACAGCTGTTGCAAGGTCATTGTCAGATGCAAGGATGACCTTGTCATGATCCTCATCTTCATACTTCAAAAAGATCATCACAAGAGAAAACATGTTAAGGAACCCATTCAATGAAAAAGCCAACTAATTAATGTTAAATGGTTTCCAAGCTTAGTGAAACAATTGAGCAGATACCGATATTTGGGGAAGATTATTCCTATCAATATCATCACCAACCCTCTGGAGAATACAAGTTATAAGGTCTGTCAAGCTCTGTGTTTCTGAAATTGACAACAGTAAAAATCAAGTCAGAAACTTCTAAATGGAAGACGTTTTTTTGTCATAATGTCTGACCAGAGAGCATACCACAGTTAAACCTGTGCATTCTGCCCTTTCTATCTTGAAGCTTAAAGCCAAATATAGTAGAAGAACCTGAAGCTGGATAAAAAGTGTTCCTCCCTGTGTCCGTTACTTCAGATGCCACTTTGATGGATCCTTCACTGAAATGAAAGCTAAGCATGGTCAGTAAAATACATATTGAAGAATAAAGAAAAGCATTAGAAAAGAGTACAATAATAGTAATGCTATGTAAACCTCCGAGAATCGTCATCATCATCCAAAAGTCCTATGGCCATAGCAGAGTCCAAAAACTTTTGCATCATGGTACTGGTTGCCTCATTTCCAACTCCCCCACTGCTTCCCACCTTGAGATATCATGAACAATGACAACAAATCACCAACAAAAAGGAGGTTAACTTTACAATGCATACttataaaccaaaatatggagaTAGTAAGAAGCAAAGACACCAAGTTTAGATACCAAAAAATCTTTAGCATAAAAAGTTTCATTATCTATCTGTCACAAGTCACAACATCACCAAAAGAGTCCAGAAAGTCCATAATCCATGGCATGTTGCTGCTAAAAATGATAACTGCTATACCTAACCAGTGCCATACAATGCCTGAGAGCATGACTGCATAACGTGCTAAAAAGAGCATTTAGAAAGCATGAGATCAATGTTTGATGCAAAGCTAGCTTGCAGCATCTGATTGTCAATATAAGAATGAAAATAGAAATCTAGTTTGAAATTGAAAGTAGATGACTGACACCAGGCACAATTATATCATATTATCATGAAATCGATTGATTAAAGTGCATTAGCGACTTACTGTGGCTACTGCAGCACGAGTCATATGAATCACATCCATCACTGAAACTATATATCCATCTGTTTCAATTCACAAAAGCTACATCAGCAACAAGTGCAATGGAACAGGTTTGCATCCTAGAGCAACCActttgtgcaaaaaaaaaaaaaaaaggaaagaaaagaaaagaaagccaaAGGTTAGGTTTGTCCCTAAGCATACCTCTATCTACAACAggaagatgcaaaaatttccCATCATGCATGGTATGAAGAACATCAACAATTGGCGTATCGACTGTTCCACATTCAGGATTTGAAGTCATGACCTGAGTACAAAAGTTACCCACTAAGAGGTTTGCTAAGGTGTATCGACATTAGTTTCCTAATAAACAGGATGGAGCATAGCTTTCACATAGATTTAAGACAAAAACTGTGAATATTAAATACAGACCTGTTGTCATCGTGGTTTGAGCTATAATTCTGCATCATATGGTACATATACAActcaacttttttttcttttgaacttatCAAGTAAGAAACCCCAAATTCTAGAGTATCATTGTCACCTTTTTAACTAGTATCACTAAATGTCACTCAAGACCTTAGCATAGTTAGTACTTGGCACCTTTTTTCTTGCTTAGATAATTGATTTTCATTCAACTCAAACCCTCTATTTGTTATGAAGGATGGGTTGGAGGAAGAATGGATAGGGAAGGGTGGATGAGGAAGAGGATGGATAGGTCTTTCATCCATCCTCCCGTGTGTTTGGTGAAACATGGAAGGATGGATGGGAATAATTTCTTCCTCTGCTTAGTATAGGAGGAATGAAAGGATGGATGATTATTGTACAATATTTTTACTAAATTACCCTTGGATAAAAgcattattattaatttataatatttatttataataaagaAATAGTGCAATATATAAACTTATAAtctttaaaatttataattatacaaaaaaatataatatttaattttaatttaatagatgattttataaattaattatatatgaattaatttatttatatattaattatataaataaataactaatttATAATTCAATTTAAATAGTTAATTGATTTTATATAATTAGTTAACTAAAAAATAgtgaatataaataaaaaaatagaagaaaattctaattatttagttataattatagaaattatgtttctaaaattaaaataattagtaaTAAAATTTAGTAGTTTAGGGTTAACAGTATAGGTAaaatagtatatatatatatatatacaaaataaaagaaaatgtgaaGAAATGTTGGAGTtttatcaaaaagaatgaaCTGTAATTTTGTCTATATAGAAACTTACCCCTCACAGACCCCATCCATCCTTCCTTACGTCCTTCCAATTTGGGAAGCTTGTTTGTGAGGTAAAAAGGTTGTTATGCTGAAAAAAATGTGCAGAACCTTTGTAATTGGCAAAATGATTTCTCCAGTTCTGCTTAGTTGATTGTTCATCAATATTATGATTTGTTTATAGTTTACTCATGACCTATTCAAGAAACTTATCTGCTTGCCcatgatattttatttcttGAGTTTGGGCTATGATGGATGGACAATCCCTTCTTTTCATCCATCCTTCCTAAGATTTGTTGAACCAAACAGTGGATGGAGAACATCCGTCCTTCGAACCCCATCCATCCTCTCTCTCATGACCCCAACCAAATATAAGAAAAGTTTGTGAACGAGGAaaaagttttattgaaaagataaATGAACATATATCGCTTTTATCTCGTactcaaaaataagaaaaatcacACGCCATGTTTATATGCAGTAAAAAAAATCACttccacaatttatatatcaaaTGAGGGATTTtagatttttatataaaaagttgCAGCCAAAATCTATTCTGCTTTCACTGAGCTAATTACTCGATAACTAATATATTTACAGACACAAATCCATATATTCATTTGGTTCTTGCAACTAAAACTAATTTGTAATTGATCAAAATGTTTTACTTATTaaacaaattatttaaaaaGTAAGTTGCATAGATAGAAGGGCATGCAATGAAGGGTTTAGATAATTATGAAGTTTATTCAAATACAaaccaaataaaaagaaaaataattttcactTGCAACTAAGTTCATTGGCCACAAACTATGCATTTACAGTGTGGCATAATGCAATACGAATATGAGGTAGATTTACCAATGCATGGTAGGGTTACCCTACAATTAATCTATTGTTGGAAGTTCTCTAAAGAGTACAACATTTGTCGCTCTCTTATGTTTACTAGTAAAGCATGTATAAACAATATGGTACAGTGCATTACCCTTGATTTACATAAATTACCCAATTTCTTTAATCTTAACTCATTTAAGCAGAGGAATACCTTTACATTAGacattatatcataaattaCTGTGTCATTGCTCGGTAGAGTACGTGTGATCCATTACATTTTTGTGCTGACCAATAAAGGCACAATAACAGCAGAAAGTCATTATCTCAAAACCCAAGCCAAGTGATCACATTGTTAAGTCATATACTACATGATATTTTTCCAAATATGAATCAATTTGATAATTGGTTTTAACTCTGGATCCTATGATCCATAGGAAGCAAATGTAATTATAAATGCTCAGAAAGTTGTtcgttcctttttctttctatttttttttttttcttgagcaacaaataagtaattcttgcatcaatTTTTAACTGATCATTACATTACTTACTTCAGCACAAATCATCATAACATCAAGCAATTGCACTGCAAGTTGAGCTAAGCATTATGTATGGATTTGCAGAAGAGAATGGTAGACACATACCTTCTCAACAGGTGTTGACTCTGGAGAAAGATTTTGTGAGATTACTCGCATCAATATATCTCTAGAACTGAgacataaaaaaagaagagtaaAGAAAGGAGGAGTAAAATAGATTTGGCACAGGGAAATGGAATTGAATCcttcaaaatgaaaatatttgcAAACTTTGAGAGAGCTTACGTCAATATCCCCTGAGGTTTGTTTTCTGCTGTCACCACTGCTGAACTCATTTTGAGTTCCAGCATCTTCTTTGCTGCAGTTAACACTGAGTCTGTTGGTGAGACCATAACAACCCTAGCAAAATGCTATCCTCAGTCAAAATTAATTACTTAGAGCTGTATGTGAGCATGACATCTCCTAATGATGGTATTACCTACTTTGAGTTTTCTGGTATGATGGTAGACAATGATGGCCGGAACATCCGCTCTCGAAGAGTTTCAATAAATGAATTAGCACCtagcaaaattaaaatttacagTATAAAGAGAATATAGACCACATACTTAGTTGTCTTTGGACAATTAATATGCCAACATAACAACAAGATCATAGAGTAATTTTATTAGAAATAAGCGAACTATGAAACAAAGCAGATATAAATGAAATTGGATGAAAAATAATCGCGAGAGAACAATCAATTTCTGTGAGACTTCCTATCTACACACCCGAAATTGATGTTCCCCAATGCTTTTCCACCCCCTCAACAGCAGCAGCAATGGCTTTTCCCTTCTCAGCTGCCCGTTCCATTCGTGCAATTGCATCATATAGACACTTAGCTATGTCAAGTAAAGCAATTACTTCGCCATTTTCCACGACAGGCAAATGTCTGAACTTtcctgaaaaatagaaaggtcAAGGTTGAACAATTAATAACCATCATATAGAAAAAGTAGTGTGTGACCTAGGGTTAAAGGATCCATACAAACCTTGCACCATCTTCTGCAGGGCTTCCACAGCCAGTGTGTCTGATAGAACAAAAACAGGATTCCGAGTCATGACTTTGGAAACAGGTGTTTCCTCAAGCTTTAATTCACGTGCAATGACTCTTGTGGTTATATCCTTCATTGaagaaaaacatataaaaatCGTCATGGGCTCCAATAAACTGGCTTAGACTTTATTACATTTTGTGTGGAAAGGAGAGAGAATGAACCTTGTCAGTGAGGATCCCACAAAGCAAAGCATTTGAGTCCGTCAGCAACACAGCGTCAACCCTACGAGCAGCCATCCTGCGGCAAGCCTCATATACAGTCGTGTTCTCGGGTATTGTTAAGGCTTTAGACAAACGCAGTCTCTTTACAGTTCTTTCACTCACAGTCCTGTTCCTGGGGATGAACGATAAGATCAATAATTTCACAATTGCATCAAAATTGCATTGTAAAATaccttttggattttttttttcttattgaagCGCTTTCTTGCCATTTAAATGCAAAAAAAATCCATTCAATAGGCCTTGGGTAAAGTGAATAGATATTCTGTGTTTCCACAAGTTATAGATGTAGGTGGCACATCTAATTGTCGTACTGTAGTTTTGACATAATGCATTATGTTTCCAGCCATATGTGATGTTGATTTTCCAAAAGTCGCATAGTAATGGGCATCAAAAGTAAATATTACAAGTATGGCAGTATAATGAGAAACTTAAAGTTGCAGGAAGTACAATATAGTGTAGCCACGTGGTTTCAAGAATTAGAAAACCAAGCTTTTATCAACAAAGGCATGATATTCAAATCCTATATCAGCACCTAGGCATTGCTTAGAGCACCAAATTCCTTCTTCACATAGTTGAATTATTTCAGACTTGAGAACTAAACTAGCAACCTACATAATCCTCACCCCAACCATAAT from Phoenix dactylifera cultivar Barhee BC4 unplaced genomic scaffold, palm_55x_up_171113_PBpolish2nd_filt_p 000277F, whole genome shotgun sequence includes these protein-coding regions:
- the LOC103719119 gene encoding CBS domain-containing protein CBSCBSPB1-like isoform X1, translated to MDGQGGGPQRRSLSGNGVSGRKKNNSENGNFDGGRRSSLARSSNRTVSERTVKRLRLSKALTIPENTTVYEACRRMAARRVDAVLLTDSNALLCGILTDKDITTRVIARELKLEETPVSKVMTRNPVFVLSDTLAVEALQKMVQGKFRHLPVVENGEVIALLDIAKCLYDAIARMERAAEKGKAIAAAVEGVEKHWGTSISGANSFIETLRERMFRPSLSTIIPENSKVVMVSPTDSVLTAAKKMLELKMSSAVVTAENKPQGILTSRDILMRVISQNLSPESTPVEKVMTSNPECGTVDTPIVDVLHTMHDGKFLHLPVVDRDGYIVSVMDVIHMTRAAVATVGSSGGVGNEATSTMMQKFLDSAMAIGLLDDDDDSRSEGSIKVASEVTDTGRNTFYPASGSSTIFGFKLQDRKGRMHRFNCETQSLTDLITCILQRVGDDIDRNNLPQISYEDEDHDKVILASDNDLATAVDHARQAGWKSLRLHLEFSSSGRRKRDGESGGLVHAQRDAWASAYSSVAAGAALVAGLGVMAYLKRSGS
- the LOC103719119 gene encoding CBS domain-containing protein CBSCBSPB1-like isoform X3, which gives rise to MDGQGGGPQRRSLSGNGVSGRKKNNSENGNFDGGRRSSLARSSNRTVSERTVKRLRLSKALTIPENTTVYEACRRMAARRVDAVLLTDSNALLCGILTDKDITTRVIARELKLEETPVSKVMTRNPVFVLSDTLAVEALQKMVQGKFRHLPVVENGEVIALLDIAKCLYDAIARMERAAEKGKAIAAAVEGVEKHWGTSISGANSFIETLRERMFRPSLSTIIPENSKVVMVSPTDSVLTAAKKMLELKMSSAVVTAENKPQGILTSRDILMRVISQNLSPESTPVEKVMTSNPECGTVDTPIVDVLHTMHDGKFLHLPVVDRDGYIVSVMDVIHMTRAAVATVGSSGGVGNEATSTMMQKFLDSAMAIGLLDDDDDSRSEGSIKVASEVTDTGRNTFYPASETQSLTDLITCILQRVGDDIDRNNLPQISYEDEDHDKVILASDNDLATAVDHARQAGWKSLRLHLEFSSSGRRKRDGESGGLVHAQRDAWASAYSSVAAGAALVAGLGVMAYLKRSGS
- the LOC103719119 gene encoding CBS domain-containing protein CBSCBSPB1-like isoform X2, with product MDGQGGGPQRRSLSGNGVSGRKKNNSENGNFDGGRRSSLARSSTVSERTVKRLRLSKALTIPENTTVYEACRRMAARRVDAVLLTDSNALLCGILTDKDITTRVIARELKLEETPVSKVMTRNPVFVLSDTLAVEALQKMVQGKFRHLPVVENGEVIALLDIAKCLYDAIARMERAAEKGKAIAAAVEGVEKHWGTSISGANSFIETLRERMFRPSLSTIIPENSKVVMVSPTDSVLTAAKKMLELKMSSAVVTAENKPQGILTSRDILMRVISQNLSPESTPVEKVMTSNPECGTVDTPIVDVLHTMHDGKFLHLPVVDRDGYIVSVMDVIHMTRAAVATVGSSGGVGNEATSTMMQKFLDSAMAIGLLDDDDDSRSEGSIKVASEVTDTGRNTFYPASGSSTIFGFKLQDRKGRMHRFNCETQSLTDLITCILQRVGDDIDRNNLPQISYEDEDHDKVILASDNDLATAVDHARQAGWKSLRLHLEFSSSGRRKRDGESGGLVHAQRDAWASAYSSVAAGAALVAGLGVMAYLKRSGS